From a single Botrytis cinerea B05.10 chromosome 16, complete sequence genomic region:
- the Bcidl1 gene encoding Bcidl1, producing MHFSAAAISAILASSVIAHPGHDVRKEIAERASFMSQLKTRDLSQCSEKLKARGLQQAAVARRSAIAKSERKKRGISSEQPYLKARDEATVLNTTHLSTVDYDSTTDESVVFSGNNSCILSPEVTQGPYYVSGEYVRTDIVEEQEGVDLILDTQVIDISTCDPVTNAFVEIWHCNSTGVYSGIVASTNGNAADAANINSTFLRGLQPTDSEGVAQFQTLFPGHYTSRSNHIHVLVHFNGTTYENGTYGGGVISHVGQMFFDQDLITQVEAVSPYSTNNQPTTLNSEDSVLVDEAASSDPMINYSLLGETVADGIFGWLAFGVDVSKAYSVKPAASLYSSGGVEN from the exons ATGCATTTCTCAGCAGCTGCTATTTCAGCCATCTTGGCTAGCTCTGTCATTGCTCATCCAGGTCATGATGTTAGAAAAGAGATCGCCGAGAGAGCTTCCTTCATGTCTCAGCTCAAGACTCGTGATCTCAGCCAGTGCTCTGAGAAGTTAAAGGCTAGAGGTCTTCAGCAAGCGGCTGTCGCAAGACGCTCTGCCATTGCTAAAagcgagagaaagaagagaggtaTCAGTTCTG AACAACCTTACTTGAAGGCAAGAGATGAGGCGACTGTTCTCAACACCACGCACTTGTCTACTGTAGACTATGACTCTACCACTGATGAGTCCGTCGTATTTTCCGGAAACAACTCTTGCATTCTCAGCCCAGAAGTCACCCAAGGCCCTTACT ACGTCTCGGGTGAATATGTCCGAACAGACATCGTCGAAGAACAAGAGGGAGTCGATCTCATTCTTGACACCCAAGTGATTGACATTTCTACTTGCGATCCCGTCACCAATGCCTTTGTTGAGATCTGGCACTGCAATTCTACCGGTGTATACAGTGGTATAGTCGCCTCCACTAACGGTAACGCCGCTGATGCCGCCAACATCAACTCCACTTTCCTCCGCGGTCTCCAGCCAACCGACTCCGAAGGTGTAGCTCAATTCCAAACTCTCTTCCCCGGTCACTATACCTCTCGCTCAAATCACATCCACGTCCTTGTCCACTTCAACGGAACTACCTATGAGAACGGTACCTATGGTGGTGGTGTCATCTCCCACGTTGGACAAATGTTCTTTGACCAAGACCTGATCACTCAAGTCGAGGCTGTTTCTCCATACAGCACCAACAACCAGCCAACAACTTTGAACTCTGAGGATAGCGTTTTGGTTGATGAGGCTGCTTCCTCTGATCCTATGATTAACTACTCGCTTTTGGGTGAGACTGTTGCTGATGGTATCTTTGGATGGTTGGCATTCGGTGTTGATGTTTCAAAGGCTTATAGTGTCAAGCCTGCTGCTAGCTTGTATTCCAGTGGTGGTGTAGAGAACTAG